The following are encoded together in the Coffea arabica cultivar ET-39 chromosome 1c, Coffea Arabica ET-39 HiFi, whole genome shotgun sequence genome:
- the LOC113728979 gene encoding uncharacterized protein: MGRKAGTLYINPKKFGGLQKPCLKETMTFLNCMALNHNKDDHCERQKKLLSDCMDAQAGKNKKPWGSINYQLQRLMRGRK, translated from the exons ATGGGTCGGAAAGCTGGTACCTTATAcataaatccaaagaaatttgGGGGTCTACAAAAGCCTTGCTTGAAGGAAACAATGACATTTCTAAATTGTATGGCTCTCAACCATAACAAAGATGATCACTGTGAACGCCAAAAGAAGCTTTTGAGCGATTGCATGGATGCTCAG GCTGGTAAAAATAAGAAGCCATGGGGCAGCATTAATTATCAATTGCAGAGGCTTATGAGGGGAAGAAAATAG